The sequence below is a genomic window from Candidatus Obscuribacterales bacterium.
GACCAACAAGGCTCCTTCGGGGAGCTCGGCCAGCCAGTGTTCTAACTCGGCGCGTTCAATACTAGAGCACTCCTGCTGCCATTGTTCGAGCAAACTGGCGGGCAACTGGCTGCGAAGATAGGGCAGCATCTCATGGATGTAGTTCCACACGGTTGATTCTGAACACTCAATGGTCTCTGCAATCGCTTGCATTGTCCAATGGTGCCGTAGATACATCAGGGTGACGAGCAATCGACACAGCAGGTGAGTCTCCTTTTTGCGTCCGCCACCCGCTTGCCGTTTCCGATCGGGTCGTTGAGCCTGTTGTTGGCGCTCCGTGTGTTCCGCTTCTGCAATGCGCTGCCAGAGTTCCCACAACGCATCGGCTCCCATCCCCACCATGCGTTTGCCGTGTTGAGGGCGCTTATTGACTAAGTGCAGTAACCGGTTGAAGAA
It includes:
- a CDS encoding transposase family protein, with the translated sequence MNQRFFNRLLHLVNKRPQHGKRMVGMGADALWELWQRIAEAEHTERQQQAQRPDRKRQAGGGRKKETHLLCRLLVTLMYLRHHWTMQAIAETIECSESTVWNYIHEMLPYLRSQLPASLLEQWQQECSSIERAELEHWLAELPEGALLVDTWEQPIPRPSDEQQQEAHYSGKQKQHTRKNQVITLPNGVDLVDVVLGEKGPCSDSKLFEHTQDELPEELSFIGDKAYVGRHNTTTPHKKPPKGGLTQEQKEFNRQLSQKRVAVEHVIRVIKIFRVA